ACGGGTCGACGCTGCTCTTCATCTCGCTGATTCTGCACTGGGAAAGTCTGTGCCGTCTGGCWGGCTCACCTCCTAAGTGGCCCACACAAACTTCGGTCCACTGCGGCAGGCGCGGTCCCAAGGGAGGCAAGGCCTCTGGGGAGCGCATCATCGTGCCACACGCCCATTGGACTCCCTTGTCGTCCCGCCCCAACCATTGAAACACCTCCCACTTAGAAGGAAGTGACAGGTAGGAAATCTACCTGGCTGTGATGAGCATTCGTCTGGGTTTTGTCATTATCGTGCCTCATATTCAAACKTGCTGGTGCATTTTCATTCTACCCACTGACAGATTTACTGTGCCATGTTTATGGTGGATACACCAGGGGCAAGTGTATGGGCATATACCAGAATAACTTTAGGCTATAGGATGTGGCTGGCTATAGAATGACTATATCCGAGTGTGCTCCTTTAAGAAGTTCTGTAGCTGCCTGAGAAGGTAGACATAGCCTACAAATACAAACATGCAGATACAATTGTTATAGCAAAAATGGATCTTGGATTATAGCCATAGGATTCCATAGGCATATATTAAGCAATACATACTTTTATACAGTTGAATCTCCACCATCACTTGCTGTCTATTTTCCATTGCCAGCAAAGACTCGCTGATGGTCTGTCTCGTTCTTGATAACTCTATTTTAATTTTGGTCATAATGTTTACAAACCACCAAGGCTCCAATCTAATTTTCTCTACCTAACAGTGATTTTTTCTTTGATTGTTACTTACTGTTTCATAGCAGCAGGGAAAAACCTCTATAAATACGTTTTTGTACTCAACTGGATTACATCTTTATTTTGTAATATATTTATGCTCACGTGGGCGCTTGACCAAACACCTGCAAAGAGAAGCAACACATTGTGGGACAGACAGCCCTGACAACACACAAACTAATAACAAGTGGCATGCCCTCTGCCCACTGCCTAGTCACGGTGAATAAGTAATTACTGTACAACATCACATACAGACAAACATCAACAATACGCTTTTATTTTAATGCAATGCATCTCGAGGCTTATACCCCCTAATTAAAGGATATTCTGTGCTTCATGACACCTTTAGGCCATTTTCATATCAAATCCCTTTTATTCACTTCATgtccaacagcaacaacaacaactctGGTTTACAATYACCATGTGGATGAATGGGTAATCAAAGATCTAGTTGTCTGCTCAGTGTGGCACCTGCATAACTGAGGGAAACGGACAACCACCTGAATTAGATAACCATGAGCACAAACATGAAAGGTGTACAAACTTCCACCTGATGATATTGCACTCACATAGGCCTATGCCTATAATTTCAGAGTGGTTGATTTATGGAAAGGAAACACGAAACGGAAACTTTTGGCTTTGATTTATTGGGACATTATGACTGCAGCATGGAGACGGCCCCATCTAGTGGATTTAATATGAACAACACACATTGTGAGCCTTTAACGATGACCCCAACAACCTTGATGAACGCTTGAACCCTGATACACCTTGAACTTCGCAACCCACTTCTCCCCTCTGCCCACCTCCAGGGCCACCCCAACTCCAGGTAACCTACCTATTGGCCCTATAGACCTAGCTGTCATTGTAGACCTTGCATGTTAGTGTTGGCCATAGAGATCCCATTAAATTACTTAATTTGTATTCTAATTCCTATTTCTATGGTGTTGGCTCTGACTCTTTCAGGCTGTTTAAAAGATGAATGACAGAAACAGGCTGGAATTCTTTGATCAGAAATGTAAATTGTAGTCTGTTGCTTATTGATTGTGATGATAATCTCTATGACATTATAGGCAAGTGGCCTAGCCATAAGGCATATAAGGCCGCACTTGCTTGCCATATATAATGTAAGGCTATACACACCCATGGTCCTGTATTTTCCGGACGTTTTTTTTATTCTTCTGGATTGAACAATTGCAACCGGTTTGTTTTGTTTGCTATCCTCCCCAATGATGATGGGTTGGGCCAGTGGCAAATTTCTCCAGTCTCCATTGAACCCGGAAACAGGGGGCGGGGAAGAGGCGGGGATGCTTGATCCTACGGGAAGCTGGACTGGTCTTTCAGTTTGTAGGGCAAACTGGAGGAGGGCCTTTTGTAAATCTCCGCCCTCAACATTAAATGTTGTTGCATCGATTGGCCCGCAGCACAGCAAGGTACGTTTTTGTAACTTGCATGGATAACATGATTGGTGAAGATCTTACGATGTGCAACGTCCATGACGCGGCTTTCTTGACATTTGTGAAAGACGCCATTTTGTTGTTAGCGGTGAATAGGAGCGTAAAAGAAAGATCGAGAAACCGCCACTAAAAGGTAAAACATGTATACAACGTAGCAATGTAATATATGTAATTCATAGTATTCTTTTTATTTTCAGGATCTGGAACGCAAACGATTGCTTATTTGCTTTCGGCTTGACCGCAAGCTTTGACAACGAATCACCCTGCGTAGACTCAAACCAAACGAGGATCATCTGCCGTCaatagctagttaacgttagctagctcgccCGGCATTATGTTCTCAGGACCTGTTAAAGTCGCGAGAGCATTATTCCGCTAACTTTACTGAAATTGTGTCAGTAAGTATTCGCTGGTCATTGTGATTGGACATTCAGCTTCCTCCTATTTGGAGTCATTATGTCGAGCCCCTTCGCTTGCttgtgctaacgttagctaacgatgTAAGcaaaattaacgttagctagctagctatgcctATTTTCTTACTGCGTAACGTTAACTTACGTGGATTGAGATTTGAATTGTACGCCGCTTAACTAACTAACCGATGTTAAACACGTCTCTAAACGAATCTAGTTAACCAGCCTGTGGGTTAAACGGTAAGGTAACTTGGACGTGGTGGTCTCTACGGCCTTCTAGTTGGGTAACTAAACTGTACCGGGAAGCTTTAGCTAGCGTAACTGTTGGTACTGGATGGTTAAATTTGGTTTTGGAAACTTGTCAGTGTCTTCAAACTGAACCCGTCACTTGGTTTGCTAGTGTGTTACAAATTAATGTACCTAACTAGCTAAACCCTTATGTTAGACCCAAgtaattttaatggacagacAACTGAAGCAAAATTGTGTGAGATGCATGCAAAGCTACACACATCTTAGTGTTATTTATGACTGACACCCATGTCTCTGTcttacatacatttccattttCAAACATTGAGTTCTCCAGGAATCTggcagattttcctactttgtTCAGGTCCTGATGAGGGGCTGATCAAACAACTAGTGTAGCAGGATAACCCCAGCATGCCTAACTTTCCCTTATGGAAAAACATTGCTAGACTTAAAAGAAAAATGTCCACTATTTGCCTGTCCAACCAGAAAGTGAGCCCCCATGATGCCCCTAGTGTTCCCTCAATAttaatgtgtgtactgtatgtattaggCTGTACATCACATGTTCCACCCCCTTGTCATTTGGCATGTCAATTATTAATCCACATTGGCTCTTTTGAATTTTTTATGAGCATCTCTTGGTAACTGGCACCTCTTTTAGAACCCCTTAACACTGACTGCCGATGCACCCCAAAAAGACTCCACCTCAGGCAGCCTATATCACATGCATACTGTGATAAGTTCACTTAACTACTCTCTGATGACTTGCTGCTGGCCTCCCATACCCCTCCCCTGTCCTTCCCTGTTATTCCTGTTTCCTCAGAGGACGATACATTCTGAGCACTTCCTCTTTGCTTTAGTTGAGGAACAGGGTGGACAATCCTGATTCAAATGAGCTGCCATTGTTGTGAAGTCATTGTTAGAAATCTGCAAGCTATGAGCTTTTCTAGTTCTGGAACTCCCCTCTGTGGAATGTCTGTTGGCTAGAGCTAGATTCATTTTCACATTCTGAATCCATGAAGGCACTTTGTGAAACTGACAACTCCCTGTGTTCATGATGTTAGAACTCAAATCACACCCCTCCTAGCTATATCACACCCCTCCTAGCTATTGTTTGCCTACAGTTGTTGTATAGTTTATTTCAGAAGTGCCAAGGCGTGTGTCATATTTAAATGGCTTCAGCATGTTTCCACCGAAGAACGCCTTTATGAATTATGTTCATTTCTATACCATTTGCCACACAATTGTCTTGAAGGAGTGTAATAATACTGTCTTGGTGTTATCCTATGCTATCATTTGTAGGCATGTGTTAGTGGGAGGGTTTTTGCACAAGATCAGAGTGTTCCATTATTTTAGAAGTCATTCGTGTCCTTTGGAGAAAGACCTGAGTGTTCAATAGCCTATTTGSTGTGACAGGATCAttgtttccctgtctctctcctggttAATTCAGCAGTGTGTCTCTGCTTACAGGTGTGTTACCTCTCCCATATCCAGCCTCTAGTACTCTGGTTCTTCTGAGCGCTGACCTATATTCGCCACATCACTGGCCTCATTGTGTGCTTTTCCTTGAGCTCAGACTGCATGCTCTTCTTTCACCTACAACACCTGTATGGGTCTTTTATAATGCGTTCCCATCGTCCCCTACTCTTGTCCAGTTTCTATTAAGACCGCTAACTTGTCTCAAATATGAATCTGTTTTTGTCATGGTGTTTAGGATACACTATTTTTCTGATGTAGtgagcctgtttcatcataggCCGTGTCTTAAGTCACCTGATTCTGCGATGTGCTTGGCAACATACTGAATAATAGGAAGGATTGTTATTGCAATGAATATGCCTAATTCAAAATGAAAGTCAACAATTGATACATTTGTGGGTCATTCCATGAAAGAGTGCCCTTCgatattttaagtagaagttGTCCACCAATATtggattttaaaagcctgttatattaaatgtgGTGCCCTTTAATATTATAGACAACATGGACAATTCAATCAAtctgctaaagtgccaaaatgcaGCATTTTGACATCCCTCTGTCAACTCTCACTTCTATGAATATTTTAACCCACTTATTCCCAAAACTTCTCCAAGGTTCagcatcattgtaaagccctagtcaTTTTGTTGCTAGTCCAgttatttctgaagatgattatttatgtGACTCATTTATGTATGTCcctcaaccctgttatgtgaactgaactctcattttaatatggtgacaCTGTCTTTTAAAACGTTGAACATTTAATAGTAATATCTTCGAGTAAAAGCAGATGAGCTGATTCTACTCTTCTTGGCAATTTTGTGGTgtaaaactgagcgggtcgagcataacatgtcaaccctgttacccatagactagaaatgttgtaacaatgtatttttttgtgtgaaacttgcattcaattgcccctcccggTTGCACAAACGTTTCTGTGACAGTTTCCCTGTCACAAGTGGAtattattatgtatatatatttttttacaccattatttaactaggcaagtcagttaagaacaaattctaatattcaatgatggcctaggaacagtgggtcagaaggacagatttttatcttgtgagctcggggattcgatcttgcaacctttcggctactagtccaacactctaaccactaggctacctgccgccccaaatgttATGGTTGATGTAAgaagaaatcgtcaaccctgttacttttttttgcacttaataggcactACTTACTATAGTctttataaaaacaaaatgtaccTCTTGAGGGAGTATTATTTTTTCATGAAGTTGAAATTGTACACTTCTCAAAAGACACCAAATTGGTGGAAAGACCTGTGTACATTTAGAAACGCATTTCAACAGTGAGAAAGTtacgtaaaaaaaaacatgaattagtTATGGTGTTGTGTTAGACATGTATGTAGGCTTCTATTTGGGACTGACTAGGCTATTACATTCTAATCGTTGTGGCTGCTGTTACAGAGCCTGTTTGTGTTCTTGCCTGATGGGTGTTGGGCAATAGGTGTTCAGGTGGAGCTATGTTGTAACCAGCCTCTACTCCTGGACCGTGTCTCTGGTCAGTGCTCTGCCAGTCATGTGATCCACTTCTCTGCTCCTGGCTATGAGTAAACAGTTGCCTGCCAGTCAGAACGACACTGACCTGCAGTCCCATCAGCCGAGTcctgcttgtgtgtggtgtgagaccCAGAGGTGTCACTGAGGGCCCATTGTTAAGACGCAAAATAAACACAGACAGTGACTGAATGCTTTTCTCAGCACTTTCTCTCCCCCTCATGAATTTAATCTCTGTGGTTGCCCTTTATCAGAGATAAGGACATTATTACCCTCACAGGTCAATTTTTAAAATCAAATTACCAAGGATGGGAACCAGTATATACAGTTATAAATGGATtcataaaaaatgtgttttacacCGATCCCACACCACCCACGTATGCGGGAGCGGTGCAGAATATTTTAACGTTAATGAATCATTTCATCCACACTGCTCACATACGTCAGCGAGCTTTTGTGTTACCGAACACGTGGACACACACGGCCGGTTTAGCCTGGTGTTAGGCGTAATGAATGTTGTACAACTACTAGCTTAACCATTTTGGTTTCTGTCTCCCTTCCTCCAGATTAGCCAAGATGGGGAACATGTTTGCAGGCCTGTTTAAGAATCTCTTTGGTAAAAAAGAGATGCGGATTCTGATGGTGGGGCTGGAYGCTGCCGGCAAGACCACCATCCTGTACAAGCTCAAACTGGGCGAGATCGTCACCACAATCCCTACCATCGGTGAGTAGCTTAGCCTTATCCCTTGTACCCCATGTCATCACACACCCTTCACCTAGGTACAAACCCCTCCTGAAATGCTCCCCAATATTCCTCCAATAACTTGCTCCATATGACTTTCATGAGGTCTAGACTCCTGTTTGTTTAGTTGTAGGGGAGTGGAAATGAATGTCATACGTACAGCCATGTACTCCCTCTGTCCCCATCTCATCCGAACCCTGATCACTTCCCACATGCCCAGAGTAGCTGCCATGAGCCGCCCTCAGGCTCTGAAGCAATGAGTGGGCCCCTGTTAAGGTCAACAGTCTGCCTGTACATGGATTTCATTAGGAGACGTGGGTCGGGCACTGTGTAGCCTACCTACATCAGCTGCAGAGCTCCCGCAGGCAGGCAACGTCCTGCAATGTGGCTGTTGTCATAGGGATTAAGTGACTTTTAAATATAGGAAAGAATGGAGCTTTACAGCCCCCCCtgaaataaatgttgcattatagGAATGTAACACAAGGCTGATGACATTTCATATTCCAGTAGATATTCATTCACTTTGCATATTTTattcaaatatacattttaatttgCAGCTACATTTGGGCAAAGACATTTCATGCAGACATTTGTGTTAAGGGAGTGACCTAGCTTGCCTGTTTGGGATTGCTGATATGTCATCTCACACAGCCTCTTGGAATGTTAGTGTCTTAGGTTTCTGACGTAACTGATCTCTTTCGCTTTCTCAGGTTTTAACGTTGAGACGGTAGAATACAAGAACATCAGCTTCACTGTGTGGGATGTGGGCGGTCAGGACAAGATCAGGCCTCTGTGGCGGCACTACTTCCAGAACACCCAAGGTGAGTGGACACTGTCACCAGAACCCCCTCAGCACCATCTTCACTCTTTCTGGCTTTTTGAGTCAAGACTGTCCCaggtaaatgtttttgttttcctcaccctccatcctttctctccctctgcttctctcagGTCTGATCTTTGTGGTGGACAGTAACGATAGGGAGAGAGTGAACGAGGCGCGGGAGGAGCTGACAAGGATGCTGGCTGAGGATGAGCTGAGGGACGCTGTGCTTCTTGTGTTCGCTAACAAACAGGTGAACTGACTAACTGGGGAGAGACACTAGTGCGTCAGGAAAACAGTAGTTTCCTATACCTGCTACACTGGACATGTAAATTCAGCTTGACGCGTAAAGAGTGGGCCACTTAAATCAAGTTCTTTCGGCGTGAGCTGTGCGTCGAATTCTTTCAAATGGAATCAGAGCTCAATTTTACACTGAGCAGAGCGAGACTAACAGGTGATCTCTTTTTC
The genomic region above belongs to Salvelinus sp. IW2-2015 unplaced genomic scaffold, ASM291031v2 Un_scaffold16690, whole genome shotgun sequence and contains:
- the arf2a gene encoding ADP-ribosylation factor 2a; protein product: MGNMFAGLFKNLFGKKEMRILMVGLDAAGKTTILYKLKLGEIVTTIPTIGFNVETVEYKNISFTVWDVGGQDKIRPLWRHYFQNTQGLIFVVDSNDRERVNEAREELTRMLAEDELRDAVLLVFANKQDLPNAMNAAEITDKLGLHSLRQRNWYIQATCATSGDGLYEGLDWLSNQLKNAK